The Paenibacillus spongiae nucleotide sequence CCAATACGGACTCGCTAGCAAGTGCTCCCACTCCCGACTCATTGTGGAACAGCACGTTTATATAGGCAAACTTCGCTTTGCCGGTCTCGATATAATCCTTCTGGAGCTTCGGATAAATCTGCTCTCCCCATAATTTGCAGGACGGGCACATGTAATCCCCGAATTCCACGATCGTAACCTTGGCATCCTGGCTGCCTTCCACCGGCTGATTCGTAATATCCGGTGTGCTGTCGAGCGCCACCGTCACCGGATCCTTCGTCGCTTGGTTCAATACAACCAGCAGGACGAACAATCCAACCAATATCGTCGTGAAAATGATTAAATTCTTAGGCCCCTTCTTCACCGGCGGTCTCTTGGAAGAACTCTTGGGAGCATGTCCTTTCGCAGCTTGTCCCTTCCTTGCTTCACCCATCTGTTACCTCTCTCCTCTACCCATTCTTATTTCTTTCGCTTGGCCTGCAGACTTAATAGCCATGCACTGGGCACGGCCGCCGTCCGCATAATAAGATGACGCTCCTGCTTGATTCAGTCATGCTTCAAATGCTGCAGGGTCTGCATGAAAATCTGCTCGACATGATCGTCATCAAGGGAGTAATACACGGTCTTGCCTACTTTGCGGCGCTTGACGATACGCAGATTGCGCAGGAAGCGCAGCTGATGGGACACGGCAGACTGCCCCATTCCAAGAACCACCGTCAGATCATGCACGCACAGCTCCGATTGAAGGAGCGCATGAATCAGCTTGACCCGCGTCGGATCGCCCAGAGCCTTGAACAAATCGGCCAGCTCGGAAGCCGCCTCATCGCCGATTAATTTCTCGCGAACATCTTGGACATCGGCTTCCGTCCCGCTGCACGGATCGTCGCATGCATCTTGTACCAGTTTTTCAGTCATATTGTCACCGTTATCCCTCGCATCTTATTTGAGAGCTATTATATCACAGAAAATGACGGGAGCACGAAGGTGTTCTTACCATTCTGGTGAACGATATTTCCTTTTTTTTCTATAGCGGAGGTAGGCAATAAATACGAGGAATGCATTCATAACCAGCCAAGCCATAAAAACGAAGATTAGCCAAAGATTCATCGGGTTTCCTGTCTCTTCATAAACTTGCTTGCCGCTCATCTGAAGAGGCTCGTCGTTAACACCGGGTTCAATCACGGTCATCTTCCCTGCCGCAATCATCCCCTTGGAGGTCTGAACCTGCACACTGCCGCTAGGCTCGACTCTTATGTCCGGTTGCTCGCCCCGGGGTGTAACCGCCCATATTTCTTCGGAAGCAACGAATGTGGGAGCTCCCTTCTCGGCTGGCTGGGGGTAGGACTCGCCGGCATCGAACAGCTTCTTAAGCTCGAAGCCCGCAAAGCCGTAATCCAGCAGTTTACGCATATCCGCATAAATCCCATTATTTGTTGGCGCTTTCAAAATAACGCCGATCAGCTCCATCTCGTCCCGCATCGCTGAAGCGACCAGCGTAAAGCCGGATGCATTGGTAAAGCCGTTCTTGATTCCGGTAGCGCCTTCATAGGTTCCAAGCAATTTATTGTGGTTGATAAGCTCTGATGTCCATTCCGCTCCCTTCCACGGGCGCTTCGTGGTTCCAACGATGGTTCGGAAGGTCTCGTTCTTCATCGCATATTGGGCAATAT carries:
- a CDS encoding DsbA family protein; this translates as MGEARKGQAAKGHAPKSSSKRPPVKKGPKNLIIFTTILVGLFVLLVVLNQATKDPVTVALDSTPDITNQPVEGSQDAKVTIVEFGDYMCPSCKLWGEQIYPKLQKDYIETGKAKFAYINVLFHNESGVGALASESVLAQNPDAFWPFHKALFDAQPSVNHDEPWLTKEKVLEVAGKVQPAIDTDKMKADMEADAAKTQVDLDEKLVKDFKISSTPTIMINNVKLDNPFDYDAIVKLIEEQL
- a CDS encoding ArsR/SmtB family transcription factor — encoded protein: MTEKLVQDACDDPCSGTEADVQDVREKLIGDEAASELADLFKALGDPTRVKLIHALLQSELCVHDLTVVLGMGQSAVSHQLRFLRNLRIVKRRKVGKTVYYSLDDDHVEQIFMQTLQHLKHD
- a CDS encoding D-alanyl-D-alanine carboxypeptidase family protein; translated protein: MMPPHYLRCLSVVLLLICCQLWSVHWTAAAAEGDPLTAADEGLQAEPKLQAEAAILMDARTGTVLYAHNADKPLYPASITKIVTGIIALETAADLNSLVTVSKEARHEDGTRVFLAEGEQQTLENLVYGMLVNSGNDAATAIAEFIDGTKEKFAERMNTFVRDKAGAAQTNFVNPSGLPDPLQVTTALDMAHIAQYAMKNETFRTIVGTTKRPWKGAEWTSELINHNKLLGTYEGATGIKNGFTNASGFTLVASAMRDEMELIGVILKAPTNNGIYADMRKLLDYGFAGFELKKLFDAGESYPQPAEKGAPTFVASEEIWAVTPRGEQPDIRVEPSGSVQVQTSKGMIAAGKMTVIEPGVNDEPLQMSGKQVYEETGNPMNLWLIFVFMAWLVMNAFLVFIAYLRYRKKRKYRSPEW